In Flavobacterium sp. GSB-24, the genomic window ATGGGTTACAAACGATGCTAAGCGAAATGTGAATGCAGTAAGTCTGCACACCTTCCGTGGCGGAAGTCAAAATTACTGGACAGCCCCTGTAACAAGTTCTATTTACTATCCTAGCGCGTCTTGGGATGCGCAATAGAATTTATATACTATAAAACAATATCGTTAAAAAGTATATAACAGCATTACATAAAAAAACGGATCATAGCTTAACCTATGATCCGTTTTTAAATTAAAGTCTGTTAATTTATGAATTACCATATAGGTTTGATTCTCCACCATCAATTGCAATGGTCTGACCGTTTACATACTGACACTCATCGCTAAGAAGAAAGGCCACGAGGTTACCCACATCTTCAGGTTTACCTAATTTTCTTGTAGGGTTTCTTTGTGCGTATGTTGTTTCAGCTGCTTTAGGGTCGGCTGGGTTTACCTGTTTAAAAGCTTCAGCCACCATTGGGGTTAGGATAGCACCAGGTGCGATTGCATTGGTAAATATTCCATCTTTACCATATTCAATTGCTGCATTTTTCGTCATACCAGAAACGGCATGTTTACTTGCTACATATGGCATTTGATTAATAACACCTCTAATTCCACCTACTGAAGCTACGTTTACAATTTTTCCTCCACCTTGTTTCTGCATTACAGGAATTATGTATTTCAGACCGTAATAGACACCCATAAGGTTAATATCGATTACTTTTTTAAAAATATTGATATCGTAGTCAACTAGTGGTGCCTGTTTCCCTTCAATACCTGCATTGTTGTAGAATCCATCAATACGGCCAAACTCTTCAACTGTTTTGTCTACATAATTTTTGACCGCCTGTTCATCTGAAACGTCAGCGACTATAGTTATGATTTTTGCAGCTGGTGCGGCTGACTGGATTTCTGCTTTTGCTTTTTCGAGTGCTTCGGCGTTGTAATCTACTATAGAAAGGTTGGCTCCTTTTAATGCTACGGCTTTACTTGCTGCAAGTCCCAGCCCCATAGCTGCACCTGTAATTATGATTGTTTTGTCTTTAAAAATGCTCATGATATATAGTATTAAATGTATTAATGAAAAATTTGTGATTTAAAGTTTAAAATTGTTTGTTCATGCCCCTCCATATCATATCAAAGTATTCATCCACGAGTTTTTGGCTTAATGGGAACAACTTTTGGATAATCCCTGTGGAGCAGGAGCGTACCGCCCCATCAAAAAAGCTGATAAGCATAATTGCATCCAGTTCTTTTATAATTCCTTCCTGCTGTCCTTTTTCTAAAAGATCATACAGTGGTTTATTCTGCATTTCATATTCTGCAAGTTGTTTGGAGAAATTCAGCTGTATGTATCCAGACTGTTGATACTGATCGATAAATATAGTTTCGTCATAATTTTTTAACCTATAGTTCAGCATATTAATATAAATCTTCTTAAGTGATTCCTTTACAGGTAGATTAATATCAAAGTCCTGGTACATTGCCTGCGTCATTTTATCTTCTACCGCTGCATAGGCCGACTGTACGACCTCTTCTTTATTTTTGAAATAGATATAAAGGGTTCCTACAGCAACTCCAGCTATTTTACTTATACCTGAAATATTAACGCTTGCTAATCCCTGTCTGCCTGTAAGTGCATAAACAGATTTTAAAATTTTCTCTCTTTTAAAAGGGTCTAAAGGTCTCATACAGTAAAGTTAAATGAATTAATATTCATTTAAGCGTAAAAATGAAAATTATAACTTTTTTTTAAGGAGTTGGTTTAAGGTGGTTAAGTAAAAATAAGATACAACAAAATCACATTTTCCAATTATGTACGACCAGTCTTTCGTTTTAAAATTATATCTATATTTACATTTACTAATACTTGTATAGTAATGGAAGAGCATAGACATGTAACTATTTACGATATTGCAGCGAGACTCAATCTGGCCACATCGACTATTTCAAGAGCCTTGAAAGACCATCATACTATAAGTGATAAGACTATTAAAAAAGTAAAAAAAACAGCAGAAGAAATGGGCTTTGTTCCTAATACTTTGGCTGCGGGATTAAGAGGCAACAAGTCTAAAACGATTGGTGTTTTAATTCCAACTATCACTCAGCCTTTCTTATCATCACTAATTAGCGGGATTGAAATTACAGCTAGAAAATCTGATTTTTCAGTTATTATTATGCAGTCGCACGATTCATATGATGAGGAAGTTAATATGGCAAAATCACTTTATAGCAGCAGGGTAAGCGGTGTTATTTGTTCGCTGGCAATGGAGACAAAAGATACTTCTCATTTTCAGCAGTTTTCAAATAATAACATACCTCTTGTATTTGTTGACCGAGTTCCCAAAGGCTATAATACTTTTAGGGTTGTAATTGATAATTATACCGCTGGTTATAAGGCAACAAAACATCTTATTGAACAAGGCTGTAAAAGAATAGCCCATATGACTGCAGGCGGAGAATTTGGTAATCTTTACAATGAAAGAAAAAGAGGTTATATTGATGCATTAACAGAACATGGTCTGCCATTGAAAGAGGAATTAATTATAAATCTAAAGGCAATGACCTATGATGATGGGGTAAAGGCTTGTAATAAGCTGTTCAGTTTAAAACCACCGCCAGATGGGCTTTTTGCACCAGGAGATATTCTTGCTGTAAGTGCTGTGCAGACAGCCAAAAAGAGAGGTATTAAAGTGCCTCATGATTTAGCTGTAATTGGCTTTAATAATGATCCTATTTCAGAAATAATCGAGCCCAATATTTCAACTATTACGCACCCTGCTGAAAAAATGGGAAAAGCAGCTGCAAATATTATTATAGATAATATTAAATCACTCAAGGAAGAAGAAGCCAAAGAAATAACTTTTCTTAATACAGAGGTTCTTATTCGCGAATCTTCAAAAAGATTATAATTTTTTATACTCAAAAGAAACTATTCTTTAGTAGTTAAATTATCATAGTCAGAGAGCGTTACAATATGTTTAAAACGGTTTCTGATTTCGAAAGCATGTAAAAGTTAATTATATTCCGACATTTACGAAAATTGATTTTTATTCTTTGAATAAATCTTCTTTCTCTTCTATCAAATTTAATTGTAAAAAACCTTTCGTGTACTGCGAAAGGTTTTCTTTTTTGAAAAACAATCGATTGTTTTAGGTCGCATTTAATCTTTTTATTGACCTCTATTATAGAACTATATTTGTAATGTACTATTTTACTGGTAATTTTTAATGGTCTGAAACAACTAGAAGTAGTAAATCTTAATTTTTTTTAAATAAAAACCAAAATTTTATCTTTTTATATTTTCTTTAAGAATAAAGCAGTAGTGTCTTATTTTTATTAAATTTTGCTACAACGTTGTAGTTGTTTTTGATATATTATTAATATTTTGGGATTAATTATGAGATAATTATTTTTTTAGACGCTATTTTTTTTATAGTGTGTAAAAAATAATTACACAACCGATTGTGTTTGAAATATATTTTTTTACATTTGTAATAAATACACTTATAAGTAGTACTACATTTTAACCTTAAAAGTGTTAATGAAAACTTACTAACAAAAACCAATTTTAATAATTAAATCCATTTTTATGAATAATTTTTTTATTACAAGTAAATCGAAGCATTACAAAGGCTTTGGTTTTTTGATCCTGTTGTTTTTGGCCTCATTTCAAATGAAGGCACAAACAACAGTTACAGGCACAGTTTCGGACGCAAGTGGTCCAATTCCTGGAGTGAATGTTACTTTAAAAGGAACAAAAAACGGGGTGAGTACTGGTTTCGATGGAAACTATCTTATAAGTGCTCCTTCAAATGGTGTACTCGTTTTTAGTTTTATAGGCTTCAAAAGCAAAGAAATTAATGTAAATGGACAAACTAAAATCAATGTACTTTTAGAGGAAGACTCAAATAACTTAAAAGAAGTAGTCGTTATTGGATATGGTACCCAAATTAAGGAAGCTGTTACAGGATCGGTTGCTTCATTGGGAGGGAAGGAATTAAATGAAGTGCCTGCGGCTAATATTACTCAAGCCTTGCAAGGAAGACTGCCTGGGGTAGAGATGACACAAACTTCTTCTAAGCCTGGGGCAGCCATGCAGATCAGAATACGAGGAACAAGATCCCTTACAGGTAGTAATGATCCGTTGGTTGTACTCGATGGAGTTCCTTTTGCAGGTTCCATAGGAGATATTAATCCTGCAGATATTAAGTCGGTTGATATTCTAAAAGATGCTTCTGCAACTGCTATCTATGGTTCGCGTGGAGCTAATGGTGTAATTTTAGTGACTACCTTAAAAGGGAAAAAAAATCAAAAAGCAACATTTTCATACAACGGTTTTAGCGGAATAAAACAGGTTTTTTCAAGATATCCTATGATGGATGCCTCTAAGTTCGCTGCACTTCGTGATTATACAGGCTTGTATGTAGATGGTGTTGACGAAAAAAGAAATGTAAATACAGACTGGCAGGATTTATTGTACGGTTCTGGAGAAATGATTAGTCACGATGTAAGTGTTTCGGGAGGAAGTGAAACGGGAGCTTACAATGCAGGTTTTGGATATTACAAAGAAGAATCAGTTCTTCCTGGTCAAAAGTATGAGCGTTTCAGTCTTAGAGCAGGTTTAGACCAGCAAATTAACCGATCTATCCGCATAGGTTTTAATACCAATAGCAATTACAGCATTACAAATGGAGATAATATCGGAACAGGAACTATTTTAGGGACTTCACCGCTGGCTAATCCATACAATGCAGATGGTTCTCTGAAAAGAACGGTCAGCATGGCGGCTGATGATCAATGGGTTTACACCAGACAATCCATTAAAAGCTTAGGAGATTCTTATGTTAATCTAAATAGAGCTTTCAGTTCTTATAATAACATTTTTGCAGAAGTTAAAATTCCTGGTATTGACGGACTGAAATACAGACTTAATACTGGTTTAAATTTACGTACATCAAATGCAGGATATTATGAAGGTCAGGGAGTTTTTGACGTTAACCCTACGACACTTTCTAATGCTGCAATAACAAATGGCTGGTCTACGCAATGGCTGCTGGAAAATTTAATCACTTATGATAAAACTTTTGCACAGAAACATACCGTGAATTTTGTAGGATTGTATTCAAACGAGCAGTATACAGGACAGAGTTCTAGAGTGACTCGAAACGGAATTACCTCTGATGCCTTCCAGTTTTATAATTTAGGACAAAGCGAGGAAGAAGCTGTAATTAACCCTGCAGATCAAGATTATACCCAATGGGGATTAACATCGTATATGGCAAGGTTAATGTACTCTTATGACAATCGTTACTTTATATCTGGAACAGTACGTTCCGATGGTTCATCAAGATTATCTCCTGGAAACAAATGGGTGACTTATCCTGCGGTTTCTGCTGGATGGACACTTTCAAATGAGTCATTCCTTAAAGATGTTAAAAGCATTAGCCTATTGAAATTGAGAGCAGGGTATGGTGAAACTTCCAATCAGGCAGTATCTCCGTACGCAACTCTTGGAGCTTTAAGCACAAGACCATACAATTTCGGAAGTAATAATTCAACTGGAGTATATGTTACTGAGCTTCCAAATCCTAATTTGGGATGGGAGTTTTCAACTACATGGAACTACGGTTTAGATTTCGGATTTTTTAATAACCGTTTATCCGGTACAGTCGAATATTATAAAACAAATACCAAAAATCTATTACAGCGAGTGGGACTGCCTGCAACATCTGGTGTGAGCAGCTATGTGGCAAATGTGGGAGAAACAGAGAACAAAGGTTATGAAATCTCGTTGAATGGAGTTATACTTGATAATCCTAATGGTGTTACATGGTCTGTTGGAGTTAATTTTTATAAAAATGAAAATAAGCTTGTTGCTTTAGCCTCAGGGGCAAGCCGTGACGAAGCAAACAATTGGTTTGTTGGATATAATATTAATTCCATTTTTGATTATGAAAAGACTGGAATCTGGCAGGAAGGCGATCCGTATATGTCAATTTTAGAGCCAGGCCCAACAGGAATTAATCAGCAGGGAACAGTTGTAGGATCGATTAAAGTTAAATATACTGGAGAGTATAATCCAGACGGTTCACCAGCTCGTGCGATAAATGCAAGCGATCGCCAGATTATTGAAACAGATCCAGATTTTCAAGGAGGTTTCAATACCAATGTAACCTATAAAGGATTCGATTTTAATGCAGTGGGGGCATTTAAAAGCGGAGGAGTCTTAATCAGTACGCTGTATGGTGGAGCAAGTTATTTGAACTTATTAAACGGACGAAGAAGCAACGTTGATGTAGATTACTGGACTCCAGATAACAGAGATGCAGAATTCCCTAACCCAAGAGGTATCCGAAGCGGAGACAATCCTAAGTACATGTCAACAATGGGGTATTTTGATGCATCCTATGTAAAAATCAGGGCAATTACTCTTGGATATACTATCGATCAGACTTTTACAAGAAATCTGGGTATAGATAAATTAAGACTGTATTTTACAGCACAGAATCCGTTTGTTTTATTTTCTCCATATCATGATAAATCTGGAATGGATCCTGAAACTAATTCACTAGGTGATGAAAACCAGGCAGTGGCATCGTATCAAAGAAGATTCTCTGTTATTGGTACCAATACACCTACAACCAGAAATTATTTATTTGGACTTAATTTAACATTTTAATCAGATACAGATATGAAACGATATATTTTTAAAAATTTAATTATAGGGTCAACAGTGTTACTTTCATTAGCTGGCTGTTCAGATATATTAGAGGAAAAACCTCATGATTTTTACGAACCGGGTTACTTTAAAACAGAGCAGGGAGTTAAGCAGGGATTAACCTCTCATTACGCGCATTTACGCTGGATTTATGGTCAGGCTTATTTTTACAATTCCAGTCAGACGGGAACAGACGAGGCAACATATGCTCAGAGCGCTGACGGAAATTTTAAAGATCATGATTTATCAGGAGTAGGTATTATTAATCCAACGTCAAGCCGTTCAGATGTTTTGTGGAATAATTCGTATTATGATATCAATACCGCTAGTGGTATTATTGAGAATGGAGCTGCCGTAGGAGTTGCCAGCAGCTTAATTGCAGAATCTAAATTTTTTAGAGGTTTTGATTACTTTTTGCTGGTTCAGACTTTTGGAGGTGTGCCATTGGATTTAGGAGCTGGAGAATTAAAGTTTAACAGTAAGCCTTCAAGATATTCAAAACGTAACACGGTTCCAGAAGTGTATACAAAAGCTATTTTCCCAGATTTACTTGCTGCCGTTAATGATCTTCCTGATGCTCCAAGGCTCACAGGTACAGTAACCAAAACTGTTGCACGACTATTTTTGGCAAAGGCGTATCTTACATATGGCTGGTGGCTGGAGAACCCTAATAATATTCCAACTTACCCAGACACTCCAAGAACAGATCCTGACGGACATAATGCACAATGGTACTTTCAGGAGGCTTATAACATTGCTGTTGACGGAATAAATAATCCAGGTTCTTATGGATTGCTTGACTCTTATTATGATGTTAATGTGGGATCAAATGACAGAAATAAAGAAGTAATGCTGTATGCTGATCATACAGAGAGCAGTGAATATTACAATGGAGCAAGTCTTACTTATGGAAGCGGTGGTGCCCCAGATAACTTTTCTGGGTGGATGGTTACGTGGAATTATACTGCTATTAGAAGCAAAAACGGAACAGCAGCAGTTTCATCAGTACAAAGAGAAGCAAATCAATTTTTAGGACGCCCATGGACAAGAATGGCTCCGCCTATTGAAGTTTTTACCAATACATTCGCAGATAAGATTAATGATTCTAGATATGACGGAACATTTGCGACAGTTTTCAGAGGCAATTGGAATCTTCAGGGAACAGGTCTTACAGGCGTGGCAACGCTAACCAATGCAAATGGTTTGACAATTAAGCCAGGTGATGCTGTTTTAACTTTCCTTGATGACGAACCATTAACTCCGATAACTTATCCTTCAGGACAAGGAGACAGCGGAGTTGGAGCGGGAGTTCTGCCAGGTAGAGCTGATTATGTGATTTCTCCAAAAGGAATAAGCAGAATAGTATACCCAGGTTTTTGGAAATTAGGTCCTTACAGAACAGATAATGCAGGAGGACTAGGACAGCCTAATGCTGGAAGTACAAGACCATTTCCAGTAGCAAAATTTTCAGAATTATATCTTGTTGCCGCCGAAGCTGCAGTGAAAGGAGCAACAGGATCTTTAAGCGCTAGGTCACTTGTAAATGTATTGAGAGCCAGAGCAGGAAAATGGAGATGGAACAATAATGGAAATACTGCAAAAATACAGGATAACAGCGCGGCTATGACAAGTGCAACTCCAGCTGTAATTGATATTAACTACATTCTTGCAGAGCGCTCACGAGAGTTTTTTGGAGAAGGATACCGTTGGTATGACTTAGTGAGAACACAGAAGTGGAATGAAATTGCTGGAAAATACTCTATAGGAGGTTCTAACTATGGACAACACACACCAGAAGTAGTGACCAGAACAATTGAACCACATCATTATCTAAGACCTATTCCACAGGCGCAGATTGATGGAATGGAAATGTCAGCTGATGAAAAAGCTGCATATCAGAATCCTGGTTATTAAGTTCTATCTTATAAAACTAATTGTATACAGATAGAGATAAAGTCTTATGGTTTATTTAAGTTAGTTTTAATAAAAAGCCGGGAGTATCCATCTCGGCTTTTTAATATTTTTCGAATATATTTTAATAAATACAATACAATGATCAAGAAAAAACAGTTTCTCCTATCAGTTGCAGCTTTGTTTTGCTCTGTCTTTATTCATGCTCAGGGAAGCACAGTTTCAAAAATGAAAAACAGTAAAAAGCCTATTTTTTCTAAGGTTTATTATATAGGAGACGACCAAATTTATAAAAACAATCCCTTAAAAGAGGATGAATTTTATTCGCCAATTCTACAAGGATGTTATCCTGATCCGGCTATTACAAGAAAAGGTGACGACTATTACATGGTATGTTCTTCATTTGCGATGTTTCCAGGAGTGCCGATTTTTCATTCTAAAGATTTGGTAAACTGGACTGATTTAGGTGGGGTATTAAATAAAGTTTCAGAGTTTAACCCTCATGATACTGGT contains:
- a CDS encoding TetR/AcrR family transcriptional regulator, whose product is MRPLDPFKREKILKSVYALTGRQGLASVNISGISKIAGVAVGTLYIYFKNKEEVVQSAYAAVEDKMTQAMYQDFDINLPVKESLKKIYINMLNYRLKNYDETIFIDQYQQSGYIQLNFSKQLAEYEMQNKPLYDLLEKGQQEGIIKELDAIMLISFFDGAVRSCSTGIIQKLFPLSQKLVDEYFDMIWRGMNKQF
- a CDS encoding RagB/SusD family nutrient uptake outer membrane protein; translation: MKRYIFKNLIIGSTVLLSLAGCSDILEEKPHDFYEPGYFKTEQGVKQGLTSHYAHLRWIYGQAYFYNSSQTGTDEATYAQSADGNFKDHDLSGVGIINPTSSRSDVLWNNSYYDINTASGIIENGAAVGVASSLIAESKFFRGFDYFLLVQTFGGVPLDLGAGELKFNSKPSRYSKRNTVPEVYTKAIFPDLLAAVNDLPDAPRLTGTVTKTVARLFLAKAYLTYGWWLENPNNIPTYPDTPRTDPDGHNAQWYFQEAYNIAVDGINNPGSYGLLDSYYDVNVGSNDRNKEVMLYADHTESSEYYNGASLTYGSGGAPDNFSGWMVTWNYTAIRSKNGTAAVSSVQREANQFLGRPWTRMAPPIEVFTNTFADKINDSRYDGTFATVFRGNWNLQGTGLTGVATLTNANGLTIKPGDAVLTFLDDEPLTPITYPSGQGDSGVGAGVLPGRADYVISPKGISRIVYPGFWKLGPYRTDNAGGLGQPNAGSTRPFPVAKFSELYLVAAEAAVKGATGSLSARSLVNVLRARAGKWRWNNNGNTAKIQDNSAAMTSATPAVIDINYILAERSREFFGEGYRWYDLVRTQKWNEIAGKYSIGGSNYGQHTPEVVTRTIEPHHYLRPIPQAQIDGMEMSADEKAAYQNPGY
- a CDS encoding SDR family oxidoreductase; translation: MGLGLAASKAVALKGANLSIVDYNAEALEKAKAEIQSAAPAAKIITIVADVSDEQAVKNYVDKTVEEFGRIDGFYNNAGIEGKQAPLVDYDINIFKKVIDINLMGVYYGLKYIIPVMQKQGGGKIVNVASVGGIRGVINQMPYVASKHAVSGMTKNAAIEYGKDGIFTNAIAPGAILTPMVAEAFKQVNPADPKAAETTYAQRNPTRKLGKPEDVGNLVAFLLSDECQYVNGQTIAIDGGESNLYGNS
- a CDS encoding LacI family DNA-binding transcriptional regulator, which encodes MEEHRHVTIYDIAARLNLATSTISRALKDHHTISDKTIKKVKKTAEEMGFVPNTLAAGLRGNKSKTIGVLIPTITQPFLSSLISGIEITARKSDFSVIIMQSHDSYDEEVNMAKSLYSSRVSGVICSLAMETKDTSHFQQFSNNNIPLVFVDRVPKGYNTFRVVIDNYTAGYKATKHLIEQGCKRIAHMTAGGEFGNLYNERKRGYIDALTEHGLPLKEELIINLKAMTYDDGVKACNKLFSLKPPPDGLFAPGDILAVSAVQTAKKRGIKVPHDLAVIGFNNDPISEIIEPNISTITHPAEKMGKAAANIIIDNIKSLKEEEAKEITFLNTEVLIRESSKRL
- a CDS encoding TonB-dependent receptor; the protein is MNNFFITSKSKHYKGFGFLILLFLASFQMKAQTTVTGTVSDASGPIPGVNVTLKGTKNGVSTGFDGNYLISAPSNGVLVFSFIGFKSKEINVNGQTKINVLLEEDSNNLKEVVVIGYGTQIKEAVTGSVASLGGKELNEVPAANITQALQGRLPGVEMTQTSSKPGAAMQIRIRGTRSLTGSNDPLVVLDGVPFAGSIGDINPADIKSVDILKDASATAIYGSRGANGVILVTTLKGKKNQKATFSYNGFSGIKQVFSRYPMMDASKFAALRDYTGLYVDGVDEKRNVNTDWQDLLYGSGEMISHDVSVSGGSETGAYNAGFGYYKEESVLPGQKYERFSLRAGLDQQINRSIRIGFNTNSNYSITNGDNIGTGTILGTSPLANPYNADGSLKRTVSMAADDQWVYTRQSIKSLGDSYVNLNRAFSSYNNIFAEVKIPGIDGLKYRLNTGLNLRTSNAGYYEGQGVFDVNPTTLSNAAITNGWSTQWLLENLITYDKTFAQKHTVNFVGLYSNEQYTGQSSRVTRNGITSDAFQFYNLGQSEEEAVINPADQDYTQWGLTSYMARLMYSYDNRYFISGTVRSDGSSRLSPGNKWVTYPAVSAGWTLSNESFLKDVKSISLLKLRAGYGETSNQAVSPYATLGALSTRPYNFGSNNSTGVYVTELPNPNLGWEFSTTWNYGLDFGFFNNRLSGTVEYYKTNTKNLLQRVGLPATSGVSSYVANVGETENKGYEISLNGVILDNPNGVTWSVGVNFYKNENKLVALASGASRDEANNWFVGYNINSIFDYEKTGIWQEGDPYMSILEPGPTGINQQGTVVGSIKVKYTGEYNPDGSPARAINASDRQIIETDPDFQGGFNTNVTYKGFDFNAVGAFKSGGVLISTLYGGASYLNLLNGRRSNVDVDYWTPDNRDAEFPNPRGIRSGDNPKYMSTMGYFDASYVKIRAITLGYTIDQTFTRNLGIDKLRLYFTAQNPFVLFSPYHDKSGMDPETNSLGDENQAVASYQRRFSVIGTNTPTTRNYLFGLNLTF